The DNA window TATTCTTAGGGTGGAGGTTTCGGCCCTCTGACATCAAATGGCCACCGATCAGACACTCTCGCATGCCCGAGGGGAGAGTCGGTTGTCCcaaccagtcttaaccagctgaaGTTCAAACTGGACAACTGACTCCAAGTTCCAAAAAAACAACTCGGGCAAACACCATAACACTGTTACATCAGAGGTACTTATCTATACGGGTCGTGAAGAGGCCTTGTAACTTACTGTTTAGGCTACATGATGCTGGGAGGATATgcaagtttttgtaaaaacagtTAAAGTGAGCTTGACCAGTGAAGGCAGTCTACAGTTTACTATTTACTAATTAAGTTATAGTCTAATGGATGTAACTGATGACTACCATATAAGTTTCATAATGACAAGGTAAAGAGTGTGAGCCAAAGAGGTAGGAGGGAGGACAAAATtactgaagaggaagagaactgagaagccaagatgtgggggcaggagggatcCATGACAATATTAAACTCACCACAAATTACAGCAGGTATGGAGTGAGTGAGAATTACAGTGAATCAAGTGCTAAAGTCTTCAAAGGCTGTGATAGAGACATTTGCTACACATACATTTGATAAGTGACTGGTAGTAGTATGACTGAACCCCAAtgtctttaaacaatattttgtttatttacagaatGTGGTAATACTATGAAGGCCATAGAGAGAGGGATGAGATAGAGAGTAAGTGAAGAAACCATTCCAAACAAAATGGTCAGAAATGCCCTTTTCAAGAAAGTGCCCTCAGAGTTGGTCTTTGAAGAAGGAACCAGCACTgcaaaaagttggaggaaaagttgaaacctaatttttttaagtcaaaaaaaaagaagatgggactatttcaaagaattaaatataatattggctaataagcatatgaaaaaaatgatccaCCTTGACTGGcaatcagaaatgcaaaatgaaaacacaatgatgtaGCATTTTACTACACCAGGTTGGAAAACAGTTAAGAGTCTATcaataagaaatgtttacaaggatgtaatgaaatggaaacatactcTGCTCACAGGAGTTTAAACTGTGAAAAATagtttgagaaaaacaaaaagaggaaggcgttacctattaacatttttttaattgttttaataatttttaaatttatttatttgtttgtttatttatttatctatttatttttggctgtgtctggtcttcggtgctgcatgctggcttttatctagttgaggccagcaggggctactcttggttgcagtgcatgggcttctcattgcagtggcttctcttgttgcagagcacaggctctaggcacaagggcttcagtagttttgctgctctgcagcatgtggggtcttcccagatcagggaccaaacccgtgtcccctgcattggcaggcagattcttaaccactgcgtcaccagggatgtccctacctattaacttgaaaacacacacacaggaccaattagtaattcactcttaggtgtatgcaataaatgtatgagttaagagttcatgatttaaaaccagagaagtcTGCATTGGATGCCTATATCTAACACAAACTTGGTACATATTTAATTCTTGAAACCTCACTTGaccactctgagcttcaggtgttgtgaaaagtaaaaaagatcatttttttttccaaagagggcAGGAAGAAACTTTTGCAGGTCATAGATActtttatggtattgattgtggtgatagtttcacgaGTGTATACTTATCTACAAACTCAAGTTGTTTATATTAAAAGTGTACAGCTTTTAGTACATACCTTAagtactgcgccaccaggacttccctggtggcgcaatacttaagaatccgcctgccaatgcaggggacatgggttcgagccctggtccgggaagatcccacaagccgtggagcaactaagcccatgtgccgtaactcctgaccctgcactctagagcccaagaaccacgactactgagcctgcgtgccacaactacagaagcccgtgtgcctagagcccgtgctccgcaacaaagagaagccaccgcaacgagaagcctgtgcaccgcagcgaagactagcccccgctcgccgcaactagagaaagcccgcaagcagcaacaaagacccaacgcagccaaaaatacataaaaataaaaaactttttcaaaaacatgatcagggcttccctggtggtgcagtggttgagggtccgcctgccgacgcagggaacacgggttcgtgccccggtccgggaagatcctgcatgccgcggagcggttggccCGTGAACCATGCCCACTGAGccagcacgtctggagcctgtgctccgaaatgggagaggccacaacagtgagaggcccgcgtaccgcaaaataaataaataaataaaataaaataaaatgaaataaataaagatcattttttaaacctcagtagaatggttgacatataataaatactgaataaaacaatttaattatactaagattgttttaattttataacagcttttatcttcaggaagcaactgccacaaatattttactattaagaCAGAACTTTACCTAAACATATAtgagtattttccatttacttcTGAAATGATAGGCCAAGCATTAAAGGAACTTCATGGAACATTTAGATAGGTCCGTTTTATGTTGCCAAGGGGGTGGTCTATTTGAgtggtttttttctctagaatgcctgaaatcaaaggaaaatattaaccttaaaggtgattaatatttaaagttccatttgcggtgtatctttttttctctaaaaatgaaggACACGAGTATTCTGGCCCCTGGAGGACTTTAACAGTAGCTTTCTACCAACCACAGCCCCGGCTGTTGGGCAGCACAGATACCGCGAGGTCTACGGGGCGGAGCCTTGGAGGGGGCGGAGCTTAGCGTGACATTTTGCGACTAGGATTCCACTGGCTTCACCTGTAACATCTCTCGCTGTCTGTTGCGTAGACGAATCGGCGTGACGAGCTGAAGATTCGAaggcgccagccccagccccgcgcCAGACGCCGTTCCCTTAGAAACCTGAACTGCAGGACCAACTGCAGGAGGCAGCCCCGGAGCTCCGAGGACTCGTCCCGTACCGCGCCGTCCTGCCGTCCCCGCatcgcgccgccccgccccggcttgCCTCAGCCGTCGTTGAAACCCGTCACAGCGTGCAGGATCGAGCGCGGCCCTCGCCCTCTGCCAGGCCCCGGGGGCGCCGTCCGTCGGTCGAGGTCATGGGCAGCCGGTCCCGCAGCCCCAGTGCCTACCCTGCGGACTGGTGGGGACCGCAGACCGAAGGACCCGGCCCCGCCAAGCGCCGCCGAACGGAGGAGCCCGAGGGCCCCGAGTCCGAGTCCGAGTCCGAGGCGGCGCCCAGCCTGGACAACCTGACGGGACCTCCGGCCGCGGACGCGCTCACTTCCGTAGTGGTCCTGCCCGCCGGCtgtgccctgcacctgcccctagATGACGTCGACGTGCTGCTGGAGCCCGAGCCCACGTCCGTGCTGCAAGTGTCTCTCGGAGATCACATCCTCATGCTGGTCCCCgaggccctcctgggctggggcgtGGAAGGCCCGTGGGGACAGGGCCTGCAACGGGCCGCTTTCCTGAGCGCTCCAGGGGAGTACATGGCCCTGGAGCCGGGATTCTTCTGcgcagctgtcccagagatcgCCCGCCAAGAAGAGGTCAACAGGGAGGAAGCAGATGCCGAGCTCCTGCCGCCtgggatggaggctgaagccGGCTCCGTCGCTGAGCTCCGCAGCATCACCGCAAGGGTGTCGGGACCCAGCGCGCAGGGCTTTGTCCCAGAGCCCTGTCCTTGGGCGCCCAATCCTAGTCCAGAGAAAGGCTCTCCTCACCACGACGACAACCTGGACATGCACCTTCTGGAGCCCTTTCCGGACTCACCACTCCAACCTCTACCTCCCTCTCCTATTCCGGGTCCTCACGAGCGCCCCCAACGCCCTTATGGTCCTAAGCGCAAGGCCCAGAGATGTCTGTTCCCCGAATGAACTCCACcccggtacacacacacactggaggcCCAATGCATTTCCCGGCGTCTTTTACACTGAATGTCCTACAACCTGGAAATTAAGCATCTCGTGGGCCAACAACTCCTTTTCCCCTCCAGACTGGCTATAGTAGCAGGAGAAGTTAtgtcaggaaaagaaagcagactCTAGACCTCagctttgaaatggaaaatctgccCAGGGATACCGGACAGTGTGTGTTCAGAttttaaacatcattctcaggccTATCCATTCCCGCTCGTTTGCGtcagttattttctctcaaattctACTCTCTCCAGCACCATACCCTATTGCTACCctatttctccccaaaccaataaataactggatttctcatgttatatgttttcccatgaatttataaagatttttagccatggcttttctctttcttggtgtttTGAGCTGCTCTCCTGGAAAGCTGCAAAATAGTGTGATGGTTACTATACATAATTGTATGATGTTTGTTCATAGCTTCCTCTTaacctgaggaagttctcttccagtcaagttcacttttcattatgaataaatgctggattttatcagatgttttcaGCATGTATTAGGATACACATTTCCTTTTTGAATCTGTTCCTCTGGTTATTTTGACTCAGAGACTGATgtaaaatgtttgcattcctgCTATTCCACATTATCCATACCTTCTAAATTCTACCccgagttttttcttttgtaaatcaaacctctaacttttaaaacattaatttaggggcctccctggtggcgcagtggttaagaatctgcctgctaatgcaggggacacgggttcgagccctggtccgggaagatcccacatgccgtggagcaactaagcccatgagccacagctgaagcccgcgcacctacagcccatgcttcgccaccagagaagccactgcagtgagaagcccgtgtacctcaacgaagagcagcccccgctcaccgcaaccagagaaagcccgtgctcagcaacaaagacccaatgcagccaaaaataaataaatttaaaaatttaaaaataaaacattaattaattaccatatttgtttcacatttttataaaagaaataaaatctacaggtaaagctgaagacaagatggtttcagtttttttaaacatcaatactatttatattcaccaacatgctttaaccatttcctctctacctttttattcttatattccactctcaaagtctagcctcaattttcttcttgctgaagaatatactttaatagttctttccactataccctatgtgtagtaaattatcttggttttgtaaatctcaacatgttttgtgtagtacactctcatagtcttgtatatctgaaaatttttattatatattcattcctaattctaaagtgttatttaagtactttaaagacattactccattgttctgccattttttattgttgttgcaggcAAGAGGTCTCTGCCAATCAAGTTgttattccttttatatttgattcagctgttcattagcacattttttaatttaattttattttttaattgaagtatagttgatttacattgttgtgctactttctggtgtacagcaaagttatatatattttttccatattcttttacatggttatggtttattacaggatattgaatatagttccctgtgctatacagtaggaccttgttgtttatctgttttacattgaaTACATAATAgctttatatctgctaatcccaaactcctaatttatctctcccccaccctctttcccctttggtaaacataaggttgttttctatgtctgtgagtctatttctgttttgtaaataagttcatttgtatcatattttagattccacttacaagtgatatcatatgatatttacctttctttgacttacttcacttagtatgataatctctaggtccatccatgttgctacaaatggcatcatctcattctcatttatggctgagtagtattcctttgtataggtatgccacatctttttatccattcatctgtagatagacatttaggttgcttccatgtcttgggtattttttttcatttatttatttaattttgggctgtgttgggttttgttgctgcacgtgggctttctctagttgcagcgagcgggggctacccttcgttgaagtgcacaggcttctcattacgatggcttctcttgttgcagagcacgggctctaggtgcacgggcctcagtaattgtggcatgtgggctcagtagctgtggctcgtgggctctaggctagcgggcttcagtagttgtggcacacgggcttagttgcttggcggcatgtggggtcttcccagcccagggctcaaacctgtgtcccctgcactggcaggcagattcttaaccactgcaccaccaaggaagtcgccagttggctattttaaatagtgctactatgaatattggggtgcatgtatcttttcaaattagagttttctcgggatatttgcccaggagtgggactgctggaccatatagcaactctttttagttttttaaggaatctccatactgttctccataatggctgcaccaatttacattcccttcaacactgtaggagagttcccttttctccacaccctctccagcacttattatatgtggactttttaatgatgctcatgctgaccagtgtgacgtgatacctcattgtagtttgatttgcatttgtctagtaattagtgatattgagcatattttcatgtgcttttcggacttctgtatgtcttctttggagaaatatctatttaggtcttctgctcaatttttttttttttttttttttttttttttttttttttgcagtacatgggcctctcactgttgtggcctctcccgttgcggagcacaggctccggatgcgcaggctcagcagccatggctcacgggcccagccgctccgcgggatgtgggatcttcccggaccggggcacgaacccgtgtcccctgcatcggcagaaggactctcaaccactgcgccaccagggaagccctacactgaagtctttaatgcattttgagatgacttttgtgtgtggtgtgagatagtggtctagtttcttttctttttttcttagcatgtggctgtccagttttcccaacaccattttttaatctaaatttatttatttatttatttttggctgcgttgggtcttcattgcagtccatgggcttctcattgcagtggcttctcttgttgcggagcacaggctctaggcacaccggCTTCGGTAGGTGTAGAACAGgtgatcagtagttgtggctcgcgggctctagagaacaggctcagtcgttgtggcgcacgggcttagttgccccgtggcatgtgggatcttgccagaccaggaattgaacccgtgtccccctgcatggGCAGATGGAttttaaaccactgcaccaccagggaagttcccccgtcaccatttattgaagagactgtccttttccattatacactctttgcttccttgccatgaattaattatccatatatatatgggtttaCTCCCAGGTTCTCAattatgttccattgacctatgtatctgaatttctgcaaatataatgctgttttgattattgtagctttataatatagttttaactcagagagtgtgataccttcaactttgttctttttttttttttttttttgccgtatgcgggcctctcactgttgtggcctcccccgtcgcggagcacaggctccggacgcgcaggctccggacgcgcaggctcagcagccatggctcatgggcccagccgctccgcggcatatgggatcctcccagaccggggcacgaacccgcatcccctgcatcggcaggcggactctcaaccacttgcgccaccagggaggccccaactttgttctttttatcagcattgctttggctgttcacgGTCTCTTAGGTTTTCATGTAAATCTAagacttttttattctatttttgcaaaaaatatccttgggactttgatagagattgcattgaatctgaagttTGCTTTAGGTAATATAGACATTTGAACgatgttatttcttccaatccatgagcgcagaacacttttccacttatgtgtctcctcaggcaagggaaacacaagcaaaagtaaacaaataggattacatcaaactaagaagtttctgcagagtaaaggaaaccaggaacaaaatgaaaagggaacctacctaatggaagaagatccttgcaaatcatatatccaataaggggttaacatccaaaata is part of the Mesoplodon densirostris isolate mMesDen1 chromosome 5, mMesDen1 primary haplotype, whole genome shotgun sequence genome and encodes:
- the LOC132490541 gene encoding proline-rich protein 23C-like: MGSRSRSPSAYPADWWGPQTEGPGPAKRRRTEEPEGPESESESEAAPSLDNLTGPPAADALTSVVVLPAGCALHLPLDDVDVLLEPEPTSVLQVSLGDHILMLVPEALLGWGVEGPWGQGLQRAAFLSAPGEYMALEPGFFCAAVPEIARQEEVNREEADAELLPPGMEAEAGSVAELRSITARVSGPSAQGFVPEPCPWAPNPSPEKGSPHHDDNLDMHLLEPFPDSPLQPLPPSPIPGPHERPQRPYGPKRKAQRCLFPE